Part of the Halopenitus persicus genome is shown below.
ACGCGCCTTAAATATATACGTTCGACTGCCGGAATTATCGCGGGCCGGGGGTCGCGATCGCCGATCGGCCGCCAGGGAACCGACCGGTGACCGGTCGGTTCGACCCGTCGGTCGGCGCCGTAGTCGGGCGATCCGACCCGTCTTTAAGTAAGGCATCGGGACCAAGGTTCGGATGTGATGAGTCAGACCCAATCGACTCAGGTGAGTGAGAACGGGTGTCCCGAGTGTGGTGGGTGCGTGCGCGCCGACGGCACCGAAACCGTCTGCGCCGACTGCGGGCTCGTCGTCGGCGAGCACCGCATCGACCACGGTCCCGAGTGGCGCTCGTTTGCCGACGACGACACCGACCCGGAGCGGACCGGCGCGCCGCGGACGCGGGCACGCCACGACCGCGGCCTCTCCACCGAGATCGGTCGCCCGACGCGCACGACGGCGCGCAAGCGGCGCCGCTTCGCGCGGCTGCGAACGCACCACAACCGGGCGCGGATCGGATCGAAGCGGGATCGGAATCGCGTCTACGCCTTCACGGAGATCCGGCGGCTGTGTGACGTGCTCGGGGTTCCGGAGGCCATCCGCGATCAGGCGTGCGTGCTCTTCGAGTCCGCCCAGGACGCGGACCTCCTCCGTGGACGCTCCATCGAGGGATTCGCCGCCGCGAGCGTCTACGCAGCCGCCCGCGCCGCGAACGTCTCGCGAACGGTGCCGGAGGTGTGCTCGGCGGCGAAGGCGACTGCCGACGAACACCACGCCGCCTTCGACGCGATGAACCGTGAGCTCGGGTTGCCGATCGGCGCGGTCCATCCCTCGGAGTACCTCGCCCGGTTCGCCTCCCGGCTCGACTGCGCGTCGGCCGTCGAGGCACGCGCCCGCGAGTTGGCGGAGACGGCCGTCGAGGCGGGACTCGTCGGCGGGAAAAACCCGAGCGGCGTCGCGGCCGCCTGTCTGTACACCGCGGGCCGCGAGCACGAGTCGGGGCTCACACAGCAGGCGGCGGCGGACGTCGCCGACGTGACGCCGGTCACCGTGCGGAACACCTACGTGGATCTCCGCGACCGGCTCGAGACGGCGATCGAGTAGCGCGGATCCGGGGTGCGGTCCCGCCGAATCCGGCCGCTCCGAACCGCACCCGGGCTATCGAAACCGGTTGAGGACGCCGGCGCCCTCGCCAGCCTCGGCGAGCGTGGTCCCGAAACAGACCTCGAAGGCCGTCGCGATCGCTCGGTCGTACGCGCCCCCGTTCGGTCGGACGGTCGGCTGCGTGACCGGTTCCGACTCGGCCGTCGGGAGGCCGACGTCCGCCGCCGGGAGGGATCCGCGCGTCGCGACCGTCGCGGCGACGCGTTCGCCGACGTCCTGTACTCGGCCCCGAAGCCGTTCGAGGGCGTCCCGTCCGTGGACGGTGGCGGGCGTCACCGCGGCGGTCCGGTCAGCCGCGGTCACGGCCGCGACCGCCTGGTTCGACGCGACCGGCGGCGTGTCGACGACGACGTGGTCGGCCGCCTCGCCGGCCGCCTCGATCAGCGATGCCAGCCCCTCGGCCGCGTCGACCCGCTTCGCTCGCGCGATGCGCTCGAACGGCGCGGACGCGGGGACGAGCCGCACCGTCCCGTCCCAGTCGCCGTCGACCGCGTACGAAGCGGGCCCGGGATCGTCGGTCCGACCCTCGGTCACGAGCGTCGTGACGTCCGGATCGATCCGGCCGGAAACGTACTCCGAGAGTCCCTGCGTCGCGTAGGCGGCGTCGATCACGACGACGTCGCGACCGTCGATCGCGCCGATCGCCGCCAGCTCCACCGCGGTCCGCGTGGTGCCCGCGCCGCCGGTCGCTCCCACCAGCGCGAGCGTCGTCTCGCTCATACGCGTCCGCGGCTCGTCCGGAATTTAAATACATCGACTCAATCAAAGAAATAATGGAAACACACCGACCGTTCGCCGGGCTCACTCACGGAGCGTTTCGGCGATGGCGTCGAGTTCGTCGTCGTCGAGGTCGGGCCGCTCGCCGGCCACCGCGTGGATCGGCGCGCCGCCGTCGCCCTCGAATCGGGGGACGATGTGGACGTGGACGTGCGGAACCTCCTGGCCGGCCGCCGTGCCGTCGTTGATGCCCACGTTGGCGGCGTCCGCGTCCACGGCGGCCTGCACGCGCGGGGTCAACTCGGCGACGACGTCGAAGATCGCCCCCGAGAGATCGGCGGGGAGATCGCCGACGTGCTCGTGGTGGGCCTTGGGGATGACGAGCGTGTGTCCCCGCGCCAGCGGGTTCGCGTCAAGGAACGCGAGCACGTCGTCGGTCTCCGCCACGGTTCGCGCCGGGATGTCGCCGTCGACGATCGAACAGAAGATGCAGTCGTCCGACATACGCGATCGGTTTGCGGCCGCGAGTATCAAGGTTTCCCGTCAGCCGACCCGCCGTCGGGACCGAACTGCGCGCGGTCACTCCTCGAACTCCGTCAGCTCGGGATCGGTCTCCGCGTCGATCTCGGCGTGCACCGCCCGATAGGTCTCCCGGTAGCGCCAGATCTTCCGCAGGAGGACGAACCCGAAGATCCCGTCGAAGATGAGCACGTAGACGACCAGCGACGGGAACGACCCCAGTCCCGTCACCGCGCCGATCAGCCCGCTGCCGATCCCGACCGTCGAGTTGTACGTCGCGTGGATCACGGCGGCGATCGCGATCCCCTTCAGAACGAGCGGCCCCCGGTGTTCGGGGTTGAACTTCGCGAGCCCGAGGTAGTAGCCCGCGAACGCGGAGTAGATGACGTGGCCCGGCCCGGCGAACGCGCGGACCGCCGCGATCCCGTCGCCCGCGCCGAGGATCGCCAGGCTGATCCCCATCTCTACGGCGTCGACGCTCCGCGAGATGTACAGGAGGTTCTCGATCGTCGCGAACCCCAGCCCCGCGATCGCGCCGTAGACGGCGCCGTCGATCACTGCGTCGAACCGGACGTCGGTGTAGGCGTACAGCCGCACCGCCAGCAGCTTGACGGTCTCCTCGACGGGGCCGACGACGATGAAAAAGAAGACCACCTGGCCGAGGCCGGCGAAGGGCCCGAACAGGCTCGTGACCGCCGAGTTGAGCACCGCCGCGAACGTCGCGGTCAACACGGCAAGCAGGAACGTCGCGACCAGCAACGAGAGCGGTTCGGTCGTGGTCACGTCGCTTGCGCGGACGTATCCGGCCAACGCCGCGGCCGGGACGATCGACAGCACCGTGAGGACCCGGATCACCGGATCCGCGAACGCGCCGAGCGCTCCGATCCCGAGCAGGATCGCCGCCGCGAGCACGATCACGAACGCCTTCGTGCCCGTCGTCAGCGTCCAGTAGCCGGTGACCGCGGCGCGATCGAGGAGCGTTCGCGGCTCCCAGGTCGCGACGTCGTAGAGGTCACGTCCCGCGTCGTCCGCGCTCTCGATGGGGTCCGTCCGGTCTGGCATATGCGTCCCATCATCCGCCGGGTAGTAAGGCCTTGCCACGCCGACGATCGCCGTCCTCCTTTCGGGCGGTCGACCGCGACGAACCGCGAGGCTTCAAAAGCCCGCCGCCCCAACCGCGCGTATGCACTTCGATCAGCGCACCCAGCAGGCGCTTCGCGAGGCCGGCCTCGAGACCGACGCCATCCGTGAGGCGAGCGACCGAGTCGCCGAGCTGGTTCGGGAGGACGCCGCGACGATCGAGTCGTTCTTCGGCGACGGCGGGACGTTCTACTCGGATATGGAGACCGCCCACGGCCCCGACGGGCCGACCGAACACGAGGTCGCCGGAGCCGATCTGTACACGCACGGCGGCGACCTCCGCGGCTACCTCTCGTTCGACTCCTGGGGCGTGCCGGTCGAGGACGGTCGCGTGCTCTCGGCGGACGTCGTCGAGCTGACGCTGGGCCCGACGGTTCACGACCGCGTCCGCTTCGCGCGGACCGTCGACGATCTATGAACGTCCGCGTCCGCGGGATCTACGCGACCGCGCTCACGGCGGCGTTCGGCGCCGCCGGCCACGACGTCGTCGATGCGTCCGCGCCGATCCGCGAGCGCTTCGCGGTCGACTCGCTGCCGGACGCTCGCGGGCCCGCGCCCGTGGACGCCTCGGTTCGAACGACCGGTGACCGACAGGGCGTCGGCGTCCACGGCGACGGTGAGGCGGTGGCAACGCTGACGGACCAGCTGCGCGCGGTCGGGATCGACGCGCTCGCCTGGCTCGATCCGACTCCCCGGGGTGCCGTCTTCGACGGCGAGGTGACCGAGACGCTCGGCGGCGGGGCCGTCGTCCGGCTGGCCGACGATCCGGACGCCGTCCGTGACCCGTTCGCCGGCACTGACCGTGGCGCGTCCGACGGCGCGTGGGCGGTGGCGGCGTCCGCGGCGTCCGGCGTCGCGGTCGGGGGTCGCGGAGCGGTCGAGGGCTACCTCCCGTACGGCGAAACCGCGGATCGGATCACGGTCGGCGACACGCTTCGCGTGCAGGTTCGCGAGCCCGCGCCGCCGTGGGACGACCGCCGACCGGAACTCGGCGTCGACCTTCGCGTTCCGGGGGCGCTCGCGTCGCTCGTTCCCGGCGAGGGGACGCGCGTGGACGCTCGCGATGACGCGGCCGGCCGCGAGCTGGCCGGGATGGCCGACCTCCTCGGACTGGAGCCGCCCGAGGGGTGGGGGATCCGCTGGCATCGGCCGGCGGTCGACGCCGGGATGGACGCCCTGGAGGCGGGTCTCTCGCGGGCGATCGACCGCCTCGACGCGGTTGCAGCCGTTCGCGAGGAGGACGTCGCCGCGCCCCGTCCGCTCGCGGCACCGGTCGCCGGCGCCTGGGTCTGGTTCGGCCGCGAGTCGCGGTTCGCCCTCGACGACCGACGCCGCGAGGTGACGACGACGATGCCCGGTCACCACCGCGTGAAGGCCGGCTCGGAGGGCGCGAGCGCCGGCGTCGACTTCGTGGAGGCGTTCTGTTCCCCCGAGACGCTCGCGGTGGGGGCGGGTGTCGACGACGCTTCGGGAGCCACTGACGACGGGGACGACGTCGAGTTCCCGTTCGGCGTCGTCACCGAGACGTTCGGCCCGCTCGTCGGCGACCGCGTTCGGATCGCCCACGGCAAGCCTGCGGGCCACCTCGTGGTCCTGGGCGACGGCGAGGTGACCGACCGCGACGCCGACGCGGGCCGGATCACCGTCGAGCGGTCGATGACCGCCGGCGGGACCTACGACGCGCTCGAGATCCCCCGCGAGTCGGGCGACGTCGCGACGACGACGTTCACCGAGGGACGGTGGTGGTACCCCACCACCTATCGCGACGACGCCGGCGATCTGAAGGGGACGTACGTCAACGTCTGCACGCCCGTCGAGGTGTTCCCCGGGACGGTTCGCTACGTCGACCTCCACGTGGACGTGATCAAGCACGCCGACGGAACCGTCGAACGCGTCGACGACGACGAGCTCGACGCGGCGGTCGCGGCGGGAACCGTTCCCGAGCCGCTGGCGGAGCGGGCCCGGTCGGTCGCCGCGTCGATCGAGAACGCGCTGTGACCCGAGCGCCGTTCCGTCCGTAACGGGGCGCCGGGCGCGCCGCTCAAGTGTCTGCGCCGCCAACGAGGAGCGTGAGCGACGCCGACTCCCCGCTGTCGGAGGACCGTCCGACCGTCGACCGGCCGTTGCGCGTCGATGCCCCCTTCGAGCCGGCCGGCGACCAGCCCGACGCCATCGAGGCGCTCGTCGAGGGCTACCGGGACGGCGCGACCGAACAGACGCTGCTCGGCGTGACGGGGTCGGGCAAGACGAACACGGTCTCGTGGGTGGTCGAGGAGCTGAACCGGCCGACGCTGGTGTTGGCGCACAACAAGACGCTCGCCGCACAGCTCTACGAGGAGTTCCGCGAGCTGTTTCCCGACAACGCCGTCGAGTACTTCGTCTCCTATTACAACTACTACCAGCCCGAGGCGTACGTCGAGCAGACGGACACCTACATCGACAAGGAGATGTCGATCAACGAGGAGATCGACCGGCTGCGCCACTCGGCGACGCGGTCGCTTTTGACGCGGGACGACGTCATCGTGGTCGCGTCCGTCTCCGCCATCTACGGGCTCGGCGACCCCGGGAACTACCGCGAGATGGCCCTGGAGCTGTCGGTCGGCGACCGGATCGGCCGGGAGGACCTGTTGGCCGAGCTGGTCGACCGGAACTACGACCGCAACGACGTGGACTTCACGCAGGGCACCTTCCGCGTCCGGGGCGACACGATCGAGGTGTTCCCGATGTACGGCCGGTACGCGCTCCGGATCGAGCTGTGGGGCGAGGAGGTCGACCGCATCCTGAAGGTCGACCCGCTCCAGGGCGAGGTCGTCTCCGAGGAGCCCGCCACGCTGATCCACCCCGCGGAACACTACTCGATCCCCGAGGCAAAGCTGCAGCAGGCGATCGAGGAGATCGAGACGCTTCGAGACCAGCGCGTCCGGCAGTTCGAGCGGGAGGGCGACCTCGTCGCCGCCCAGCGCATCGACGAACGGACGACCTTCGACCTCGAGATGCTGCGGGAGGCCGGCTACTGTTCGGGCATCGAGAACTACTCGGTCCACATGGACGACCGCGACCGCGGCGACCCGCCGTACACCCTGCTCGATTACTTCCCCGACGACTTCCTGACGGTGATCGACGAGTCCCACCAGACGATCCCCCAGATCACGGGCCAGTACGAGGGCGACAAGTCCCGGAAGGACTCGCTGGTCGAGAACGGCTTCCGGCTGCCGACCGCCTACGACAATCGGCCGCTCACCTTCGAGGAGTTCGAGGCCAAGACCGACCGAACCCTCTACGTCTCCGCGACGCCCGGCGAGTACGAGCGCGAACACTCCGCGCAGGTGGTCGAACAGATCGTCCGGCCGACCTACCTCGTCGACCCCGCCGTCGAGATCGCCGACGCGACCGGGCAGGTGGACGACCTGCTCGAGCGCATCGACGACCGGATCGAGCGCGGCGAGCGGACCCTCGTGACCACGCTGACGAAACGGATGGCCGAGGACCTCACCGAGTACCTCGAGGAGGCCGGCATCGAGGTGGCGTACATGCACGACGAGACCGACACCCTCGAGCGCCACGAGATCATCCGGGACCTTCGGCTCGGCAACATCGACGTCCTCGTCGGCATCAACCTCCTCCGGGAGGGGCTGGACATCCCCGAGGTGAGCCTCGTGGCGATCCTCGACGCCGACCAGGAGGGCTTCCTCCGCTCGACGACCACGCTCGTCCAGACGATGGGGCGGGCCGCCCGCAACGTCAACGGCGAGGTCGTCCTCTATGCGGACGAGGTGACCGACTCGATGCAGGCTGCCATCGAGGAGACCCGCCGCCGCCGGGCGATCCAACGGGAGTTCAACGAGGAACACGGCCACACGCCGACGACGATCGACAAGCCGGTCGGGGAGACGACCCTCCCCGGCTCGAAGACGGACACGAGCGGCGTCTCCGTCGGCGACGTCGAGACCGAGGAGGAGGCCCACGACCGGATCGAGGCGCTCGAGGAACGGATGGACGAGGCGGCCAGCAACCTCGAGTTCGAGCTGGCGGCCGACATCCGCGACCGGATCGCCGAGCTGCGGTCGGCCTTCGAGCTCGACGAGCGCGAGGAGGGGACCGTTCCGGAGCCGGCCGTCGAGGAGTTCTAATCGCCCGCGAGGCGGGCGCCGTCGACGACTCGTCCGGGGACTCGACTACCGGATCTTTCGGACGTCGGTGACGTCGAAGCCGCCCTCGTGGATCTCCGTCTCGAACCGAATGATGTTCTCCTCCTCGAGCCGGGAGAGGACGCCCCGGAACTCCCGGACGACCATCGTCCGGGCGCGCTGTGACCCGCCCGTCTCCCAGGTGAACCGGAACGTGCCGCTGACCGCGTCCATCAGGATCCCCCGTTCGGTGTCGGTGAGCGTGTCCTCGTTGACCAACAGCAGGATCAGCCCGCCCCAGTGGTGGGCCGCCTTCTTGAGCCCCTTCATCACCATCGCGATGTCGTTCCACCCCATCTCCTCGGAGATCGAGGAGACGAGGTCGGTGACCGAGTCGATCACGACCAGGTTGCCCGTGGCGTGTCTCGAGAGGTATTCGCCGAGCTCCGAGAGGACGTCGCCGTGGCGCTCCCGCTCGCCGAGGTCGCCGATCGTCGAGGGCTCCCCGTGGTACCAGTCGCGCGGGATCGGGCTCAGCTGGAAATACGGCGTCGACAGGTCCGCAAAGCGGATCCCCTCCGCGGCCGCCGCGGCGATCTCGTCGGCCATCGTGTAGCCGAGCTCCCGTTCGATCGCCGCCTTTCCCGAGGTGAACGAGACGTAATGGACCTCCGGCGGGACCTCCGAGGAGTCCTCCAACTCGCCGTAATACAGGTCGAAGAGCTCCTCGTCGTCCCGCGCGAGCACGTTCATCGCGGCGCTCGTGTAGAGGAACTCACGGGCCCCGGCGCCGGACTCCCCCGACAGCAACACGACGCTCCCCGGCGGCGCGCCGCCGCCGAGGATCGAGTCGAGCCGGGCGACCCCGAACGGCACGTTCGACATACCGGATAGGCGCGCGCGGGCACTTATAAAATGCAAGGAGAATACCCGCGCCTACGCCGTGGCGGAGGTCAATTCGCCGTGGATTCATCCCCGCGCCGTCGTTCCACCCGCGCGCCACGGTTCCGCCCCGCCACGATCCGGACGTCCCCGTCCACGCCCGCAGCTGCCAGCGCGTCCTCACCGGCCTCGAGCGCGGCCGCCGCGTGCTCGGCGTCGGTCACCCCGTAGACGGCCGGCCCCCACGAGGACTGCCCGGCGCCGGCGATCGCCGGGGCGTCCGACAGCGACGCGACGATGCCGCCGACCGGCGGCCGGTAGATGCCGCCCTGCTCGTCGGCGTACCAGGTGCCGTTGAGCCGACCCACCGCCGCGACCGCCTCGCCGAAGGCGTCCGCCCGCCCGTCGGCGATCGCCGGGAGGACGCGTCGCGCCACGATCCCCGCGATCCGGTCGGCGACGTCGGGGTCCGCCCGCTCGACCGCCGCCCGAATGCTCTCGTCCTCGTCGTCGCCGTTCCGTCCGGGCTCGGCGTCCGGGAGCACCAGGAGGAACCGCCAGTCGTCGGGGATCGGGTGCCGCGCGGCGACCGCCGGCACCGTCCACTCGCCGACCGGCGGTCGGCGGGTCGTGAACCGCGAGGTCGGATGGCCGGCGTCGAGGACGAACCCGCCCGCCTCGAAGGCCGCGACGCCGATCCCGGACCGGCCGCCGCGTCCGAGGTTCGGCGCGTGATCGCGAACCACCGCCGCCTCGTCGTGCGTTCGTGCGACGCCCGCCATCGTCGCCAACGCGAGCTGGGTCCCGCTGCCGAGCCCGACGTGGCGGGGGATCGCCGACCGGACCGCGATGGCAGCCCCCGGCACGCCCAGGAGCTCACACGCCGTCTCGGCGTAGCGGCGGACGTCCGCCAGCGTCCCGTCGCTCGGCGCGTCCGCGCCGCCGCGACCGTCGTCCGTCACCCTCACCGCGTTCGCGGGCTCGGCGGCGAGTTCGACTGCCGGCTCGTCGAGCGCCACGCCCAGGGCGCCGTAGAGTCGCTCGTGTTCCAGGCTCAGGTTCTCGAAGCCGAAATGGAGGCGGGCACCGGCGGCGACGCTGACGGGGGCCATTCGATCGCGTTTCGTCCCCCGGCCGCATAAGCGTCCCAGCCGTGGCGGCGCTTGCCGGCGCCGGAACCGACCGTGGCATAGTCGAGGTCGATCCCGTCGGATCAATCGAACAGCCCGTCCACGTCGGCCTCCCGTCCCCGTCTTCGCTCGACGTGACCCCGGAGCCTCGCGTACGCGACGCGCTGGCGGTCGGTCGGCGTGGCGTCCCCGGGTCCGGTGCTCGTCGCGGGGTCGCCGTCTCCGCTTTCGCGTGGGGCCCGTTCCGTCTCGCCCGCGCCGGCGACGTCGACGAGGAGGCTCCGGTACCGCGACTGGCCGGTTCCCCGCTCCTCGCGTGCGTACCGAACCGCGTCCTCGACGATCGACGGATCCATCGCGTCGGCGGCCTCGGCTGCGGCGACCGCCGCGCGAGCGATGGCGTCGAAGTCGTCCATGGATCCCGGTACGGTCGTCGCTCGGATAAGCCGTGCGTGCTGCCGGGGTGTAGCTGAAAATGGTTTCGAACGGGTGGATCCGTAGCGACGGACGGTTTCCGGACACGTTCAAGCCTCTCGGACGAATACCACGAGACTGTGGCCTCCCTACTCCACGAACGCGATCGTGATCGGCTGTCGTTCTCCGCGAACGAGGTGACCGGAGCGATAGGGGATTCGATTACGGTCCTCCCGCTCGTCGTCGCGCTCGCGGTGGTCACGGAGGTCTCCCTGCCGCACGTACTCGTCGCCTTCGGGATCTTCCAGATCGTCTGGGGCGTCGTCTACGGGCTCCCGGTCTCGGTCGAGCCGATGAAGGCGCTGGCCGCCCTGGGCGTGGCGGGCGCGTTGAGCTACGCGGAGCTGGCTCTCTCGGGAGTGATTTTGGGGATCGTGCTCCTCGTCATCGGCCGCTCGGGCACGCTCGCGCTCCTGGAGGAATGGATCGGCGAACCGGTGGTCCGTGGCGTCCAGCTGGCGGTCGGGCTGGTCCTGTTCGAGACGGCGGCCGGCCTCGCGGTCGGGGACCCGACCGTGGCCGCCGCCGGGATCGCGGTCGCGGTCCTCGCGGTGGCGGTCGGATACAGGCACGCCAGCGCGCTCGCCGTGTTGGCGGTCGGCGTCGGCGCGGCGGTTTGGGCCGCCGGCCTTCCGACACCGTCGCTCCCCGGCCTCCCCCCGCTGCCGGCCCTCGCCGACGGCGCCACTCGGGGCGCGGCCGAGGGGATGATCGCGCAGCTGGCGATGACGATCGGCAACGCCGCCCTCGCGACCTCACTGCTGTTCGCCGACCGCTTCGACGCCGAGGTGTCGGCGGACGACCTCTCGACGAGCATGGGTGCGATGAACCTCCTCGCGGTGCCGATCGGCGGGATCCCGATGTGTCACGGCTGCGACGGCGTCGCCGGAAAACACGCCTTCGGCGCCCGGACCGGCGGCGCGAACGTGGTCCTCGGCGCCGGCTACCTCCTTGCGGCGCCGTTTGCGACTGCGAGCCTACTGGCCGCGTTCCCGCTCGCGCTCCTGGGATCCCTGCTCGCAGTCGTCTCGCTGTCGCTGGCCGGAAGCGTCCGGCAATCCTCGAACCTCGCGCTCTCGGTCGGAATCGGTCTGGCGGCGCTCGTCGTGAACCTCGGCGTCGCCTTCACTTTGGGCGTCGTCGTCCACCTCGCGCTCGACCGGCTCGGCCGCTCGGCGGGCGACGCGTGACCGGTTCGATCGGTGCGTGGCCGGTTCGATCGGTGCGTGGCCGGTTCGATCGGTGCGTGGCCGGTTCGATCGGTGCGTGGCCGGTCCGGTTCTCACTCCTCGCCGCCGGCCATGCCGCCGACCACTCCGCCGGCCACGCTGCCGACCGCCCCGCCGATCGCGCCGAGCACGACCGGGTACGCGATGCCGGCGAGCAGGACCGCCGTCACGAGGTCCGGCGCGACCGAGCCGTCGTAGGTGAAGACGACCGCCCCCGCGACCGCCGGCGGAAGGTACCCGACGACGGCCGCCGTCCCGGCCACGGCGCCCTCTCCGGCCGTCTCGGCGGTTCCGATTCGAGCAAGGAGGGCGCCGACGGCGACCAGCAGGATCACGGGAACGAGGTACAACAGCGCGAGCGTTCCGTCGTCGGCCGCCGCGATGGCGTTCCACGACCGCGTGCCCCCGAGCACGCCCGCGGCGCGCGTCCGAACGAAGTGGGCGTTGTAAAACAGCCAGCCGACGCCCTGCCAGACGGCGATCGGCTCGCCGCCGAGCAGGTCGGCGATGACGTTGACCCCCTGGAGGCGCTCCTCGACCGCGCTGCCCTGCCAGAGATACGTGAGGAGGTAGCCGAGCAGGTACGCGCCGGCGCCCGCGACGGCGCCCGGAACGAGCGGCAGTCGATCGGTGAGGCTCTCGTCGCTCATGGCGGATGCCTCGCGTCGCACTCCGAAAGCTGTGGCGGTCACACGAGCAGGTGAGTCGGGAGTCGAAGAACCGGTCCGTGAGTCGGGAGTCGAAGAACCGGTCCGTGAGTCAGGAGTCGAAGAACCGGTCCGTGAGTCAGGAGTCGAAGAACCGATCAGGCTCGATCCGCGAGAGCCGCATCGCGTTCCCGGTCACGCCGAGGCTCATCCCCATGTCGCCGACCACGACCGCGAGCGCGACGCTCACCAGGCCCAGCGGGACGCCGAGCGCGAGCAGCGCCTTCACCCCGAGGCTCGCCCAGATGTTCTGGCGGATCACGCCGTTCGCGCGGTGCGAGAGCGCGTAGAGGTACGGCAGCTTCCCGATGTCGTCGCCCATCAGCGCGATGTCGGCGGTCTCGAGGGCG
Proteins encoded:
- a CDS encoding AAA family ATPase; its protein translation is MSETTLALVGATGGAGTTRTAVELAAIGAIDGRDVVVIDAAYATQGLSEYVSGRIDPDVTTLVTEGRTDDPGPASYAVDGDWDGTVRLVPASAPFERIARAKRVDAAEGLASLIEAAGEAADHVVVDTPPVASNQAVAAVTAADRTAAVTPATVHGRDALERLRGRVQDVGERVAATVATRGSLPAADVGLPTAESEPVTQPTVRPNGGAYDRAIATAFEVCFGTTLAEAGEGAGVLNRFR
- a CDS encoding beta-ribofuranosylaminobenzene 5'-phosphate synthase family protein yields the protein MAPVSVAAGARLHFGFENLSLEHERLYGALGVALDEPAVELAAEPANAVRVTDDGRGGADAPSDGTLADVRRYAETACELLGVPGAAIAVRSAIPRHVGLGSGTQLALATMAGVARTHDEAAVVRDHAPNLGRGGRSGIGVAAFEAGGFVLDAGHPTSRFTTRRPPVGEWTVPAVAARHPIPDDWRFLLVLPDAEPGRNGDDEDESIRAAVERADPDVADRIAGIVARRVLPAIADGRADAFGEAVAAVGRLNGTWYADEQGGIYRPPVGGIVASLSDAPAIAGAGQSSWGPAVYGVTDAEHAAAALEAGEDALAAAGVDGDVRIVAGRNRGARVERRRGDESTAN
- a CDS encoding RAD55 family ATPase; translated protein: MSNVPFGVARLDSILGGGAPPGSVVLLSGESGAGAREFLYTSAAMNVLARDDEELFDLYYGELEDSSEVPPEVHYVSFTSGKAAIERELGYTMADEIAAAAAEGIRFADLSTPYFQLSPIPRDWYHGEPSTIGDLGERERHGDVLSELGEYLSRHATGNLVVIDSVTDLVSSISEEMGWNDIAMVMKGLKKAAHHWGGLILLLVNEDTLTDTERGILMDAVSGTFRFTWETGGSQRARTMVVREFRGVLSRLEEENIIRFETEIHEGGFDVTDVRKIR
- a CDS encoding DUF402 domain-containing protein, whose protein sequence is MNVRVRGIYATALTAAFGAAGHDVVDASAPIRERFAVDSLPDARGPAPVDASVRTTGDRQGVGVHGDGEAVATLTDQLRAVGIDALAWLDPTPRGAVFDGEVTETLGGGAVVRLADDPDAVRDPFAGTDRGASDGAWAVAASAASGVAVGGRGAVEGYLPYGETADRITVGDTLRVQVREPAPPWDDRRPELGVDLRVPGALASLVPGEGTRVDARDDAAGRELAGMADLLGLEPPEGWGIRWHRPAVDAGMDALEAGLSRAIDRLDAVAAVREEDVAAPRPLAAPVAGAWVWFGRESRFALDDRRREVTTTMPGHHRVKAGSEGASAGVDFVEAFCSPETLAVGAGVDDASGATDDGDDVEFPFGVVTETFGPLVGDRVRIAHGKPAGHLVVLGDGEVTDRDADAGRITVERSMTAGGTYDALEIPRESGDVATTTFTEGRWWYPTTYRDDAGDLKGTYVNVCTPVEVFPGTVRYVDLHVDVIKHADGTVERVDDDELDAAVAAGTVPEPLAERARSVAASIENAL
- a CDS encoding DUF7532 family protein: MHFDQRTQQALREAGLETDAIREASDRVAELVREDAATIESFFGDGGTFYSDMETAHGPDGPTEHEVAGADLYTHGGDLRGYLSFDSWGVPVEDGRVLSADVVELTLGPTVHDRVRFARTVDDL
- a CDS encoding transcription initiation factor IIB, with protein sequence MSQTQSTQVSENGCPECGGCVRADGTETVCADCGLVVGEHRIDHGPEWRSFADDDTDPERTGAPRTRARHDRGLSTEIGRPTRTTARKRRRFARLRTHHNRARIGSKRDRNRVYAFTEIRRLCDVLGVPEAIRDQACVLFESAQDADLLRGRSIEGFAAASVYAAARAANVSRTVPEVCSAAKATADEHHAAFDAMNRELGLPIGAVHPSEYLARFASRLDCASAVEARARELAETAVEAGLVGGKNPSGVAAACLYTAGREHESGLTQQAAADVADVTPVTVRNTYVDLRDRLETAIE
- a CDS encoding HIT family protein, coding for MSDDCIFCSIVDGDIPARTVAETDDVLAFLDANPLARGHTLVIPKAHHEHVGDLPADLSGAIFDVVAELTPRVQAAVDADAANVGINDGTAAGQEVPHVHVHIVPRFEGDGGAPIHAVAGERPDLDDDELDAIAETLRE
- a CDS encoding PrsW family intramembrane metalloprotease, which encodes MPDRTDPIESADDAGRDLYDVATWEPRTLLDRAAVTGYWTLTTGTKAFVIVLAAAILLGIGALGAFADPVIRVLTVLSIVPAAALAGYVRASDVTTTEPLSLLVATFLLAVLTATFAAVLNSAVTSLFGPFAGLGQVVFFFIVVGPVEETVKLLAVRLYAYTDVRFDAVIDGAVYGAIAGLGFATIENLLYISRSVDAVEMGISLAILGAGDGIAAVRAFAGPGHVIYSAFAGYYLGLAKFNPEHRGPLVLKGIAIAAVIHATYNSTVGIGSGLIGAVTGLGSFPSLVVYVLIFDGIFGFVLLRKIWRYRETYRAVHAEIDAETDPELTEFEE
- the uvrB gene encoding excinuclease ABC subunit UvrB, with translation MSDADSPLSEDRPTVDRPLRVDAPFEPAGDQPDAIEALVEGYRDGATEQTLLGVTGSGKTNTVSWVVEELNRPTLVLAHNKTLAAQLYEEFRELFPDNAVEYFVSYYNYYQPEAYVEQTDTYIDKEMSINEEIDRLRHSATRSLLTRDDVIVVASVSAIYGLGDPGNYREMALELSVGDRIGREDLLAELVDRNYDRNDVDFTQGTFRVRGDTIEVFPMYGRYALRIELWGEEVDRILKVDPLQGEVVSEEPATLIHPAEHYSIPEAKLQQAIEEIETLRDQRVRQFEREGDLVAAQRIDERTTFDLEMLREAGYCSGIENYSVHMDDRDRGDPPYTLLDYFPDDFLTVIDESHQTIPQITGQYEGDKSRKDSLVENGFRLPTAYDNRPLTFEEFEAKTDRTLYVSATPGEYEREHSAQVVEQIVRPTYLVDPAVEIADATGQVDDLLERIDDRIERGERTLVTTLTKRMAEDLTEYLEEAGIEVAYMHDETDTLERHEIIRDLRLGNIDVLVGINLLREGLDIPEVSLVAILDADQEGFLRSTTTLVQTMGRAARNVNGEVVLYADEVTDSMQAAIEETRRRRAIQREFNEEHGHTPTTIDKPVGETTLPGSKTDTSGVSVGDVETEEEAHDRIEALEERMDEAASNLEFELAADIRDRIAELRSAFELDEREEGTVPEPAVEEF